The Halodesulfovibrio sp. genome contains a region encoding:
- the bamA gene encoding outer membrane protein assembly factor BamA produces the protein MSKQFRSCVVTICTLLTLLFAVSAFAAPGNGIRVLVLPFSVNSGEDLSYLEDGLPELIRERLATKNFSVVPDNELERILAENSITELNISVVRDLSLLSNADYALYGSFTQVGEQLSIDARLVEAYGLQPAKPIFINKSGLINVLPAVDELVAQASNEMLRKQSISNIVIRGTKVLDPDVVLMRMRIQKGDALDGKKINEEIKRIYGLGYFSDVQVSVDKKRDGNELVITVVEKPRINNIVISGSDAVDEEDILAAISSKQGAVLNEKFLSDDIARVRDLYRKEGYYLAEVDYKIERGSTGATLTFNVNEGEKLYIKDIALEGTEVLDADDVKTALALSERGIFSWLTGSGVLREDYLERDVAAIAAYYLNRGFLDVRVGSARVDYEEDGIVITFPVSEGPRYKLGTITFSGDLIEPDATYFSIIGTDEWKEEEEYLNYTVLREDSTKIGDWYANYGYAYADVDFGIQRQEDNIANVAFKIDKKNKVYVRRVVMEGNTRTRDNVVRRAVELTDGELFNGNQLRESNRKLNNLGYFSEASVTLVPTDNPDEVDLKVKVKEKNTGSVMAGVGWSSYDGVGFSGSIKEDNLWGKGYKVAATASFSSKKTSYDFSFLNPSVYDSDLSFSGRTYITKTEYDDYDYNKTGGKVSFGYPIGKWSRVYTGYRYDQYEITGVEADASSLIREQADDGIRHASVLHASFSRNTMDNFQRPTSGNVVNFTVNYGGGFLQGTDDFIKLVGEARQFYALNDNNVLMARAKGGMLLPNGGSHDDIPIVERFWVGGINSVRGYDINDFAVRQADGDKIGGTRMAFANFEYQWYFENDLGMTLVPFFDVGINFDDKDDGLTSNKEWLYSTGLELRWRSPMGDLRFAYGIPLADVNGEKQDPRFEFAMGQAF, from the coding sequence ATGTCCAAACAGTTTAGATCGTGCGTAGTCACGATCTGCACGTTGCTTACGCTATTGTTTGCTGTAAGTGCATTTGCTGCGCCGGGGAATGGTATTCGGGTGCTTGTTTTGCCGTTTTCGGTTAACTCTGGAGAAGACCTGAGTTATTTGGAAGACGGACTGCCTGAATTAATCAGGGAGCGTTTAGCTACAAAAAACTTTTCAGTAGTGCCCGATAATGAGCTGGAAAGAATCTTAGCTGAAAATTCCATTACGGAATTAAATATTTCAGTTGTTCGCGACCTGTCTTTGCTGTCCAATGCAGATTACGCTTTGTACGGTAGCTTTACACAGGTTGGAGAACAGCTTTCTATTGATGCCCGATTAGTTGAAGCATACGGGCTTCAGCCTGCTAAGCCTATTTTCATCAATAAATCAGGACTTATTAACGTCCTGCCTGCTGTTGATGAGCTTGTGGCACAGGCATCAAACGAGATGCTGCGCAAGCAGTCTATTTCAAACATTGTTATCCGTGGCACCAAGGTATTGGATCCAGACGTTGTTCTCATGCGTATGCGAATCCAAAAAGGTGATGCATTGGATGGCAAAAAGATAAACGAAGAAATTAAACGCATTTACGGCCTTGGCTACTTTAGTGATGTGCAGGTTTCCGTCGATAAAAAACGCGATGGTAATGAGCTTGTTATCACTGTAGTGGAAAAACCTAGAATTAATAATATTGTTATTTCAGGTTCTGACGCTGTAGATGAAGAAGATATTCTTGCTGCAATCAGCTCCAAGCAGGGTGCTGTTCTCAACGAAAAATTCCTTTCTGATGACATCGCCCGTGTTCGTGATCTCTACAGAAAAGAAGGGTACTATCTTGCTGAAGTCGATTACAAGATTGAACGCGGCAGTACCGGTGCTACCCTTACCTTCAATGTAAACGAAGGTGAGAAGCTGTACATTAAGGATATTGCGCTGGAAGGGACAGAAGTCCTTGATGCGGATGATGTAAAAACAGCACTCGCTTTATCTGAACGCGGTATCTTCTCATGGCTTACAGGTTCCGGCGTGTTGCGTGAAGATTACCTTGAACGCGATGTTGCAGCTATTGCAGCTTACTACCTGAACCGTGGCTTCCTTGATGTACGTGTTGGTAGTGCTCGTGTTGATTACGAGGAAGACGGCATTGTAATTACTTTCCCTGTTTCCGAAGGTCCACGCTACAAACTCGGCACAATTACCTTCTCTGGTGACCTTATTGAGCCGGATGCAACGTACTTCTCTATTATCGGTACGGATGAGTGGAAAGAAGAAGAAGAGTACCTTAACTATACTGTTCTTCGTGAAGACAGCACAAAAATTGGCGATTGGTACGCAAACTACGGCTATGCCTATGCGGATGTTGATTTCGGCATTCAGCGTCAGGAAGACAATATTGCGAACGTTGCCTTTAAAATTGATAAAAAGAACAAAGTTTATGTTCGCCGAGTTGTGATGGAAGGGAACACCCGAACCCGTGACAACGTAGTGCGCCGTGCTGTTGAATTGACTGACGGTGAACTTTTTAACGGTAATCAGTTACGTGAAAGTAACCGCAAGTTGAATAACTTAGGCTACTTCTCCGAAGCAAGTGTAACTCTTGTTCCGACTGATAACCCTGATGAAGTCGACCTGAAAGTTAAGGTCAAAGAGAAAAATACCGGCTCTGTTATGGCTGGTGTAGGTTGGTCTTCATACGATGGTGTTGGCTTCTCCGGCTCTATCAAGGAAGATAACCTGTGGGGTAAAGGATATAAAGTTGCGGCGACTGCAAGTTTCTCTTCCAAGAAGACTTCATACGACTTCAGCTTCCTGAACCCGAGCGTGTATGACAGTGACCTTTCATTCAGCGGTCGTACCTACATTACAAAAACTGAATATGATGACTACGACTACAACAAAACCGGTGGTAAGGTTAGCTTCGGTTACCCAATCGGTAAGTGGTCTCGTGTCTACACTGGCTACCGTTACGACCAGTACGAAATTACTGGCGTAGAAGCGGATGCAAGTAGCCTTATCAGAGAACAGGCAGATGATGGTATCCGTCATGCTAGTGTTCTTCATGCATCTTTCAGCCGCAATACAATGGATAACTTCCAGCGCCCGACTTCCGGTAACGTTGTAAACTTTACTGTAAACTACGGTGGTGGATTCCTTCAGGGTACGGATGATTTCATCAAGCTGGTTGGTGAAGCCCGTCAATTCTACGCTTTGAATGATAATAACGTTCTGATGGCGCGTGCAAAAGGTGGCATGTTGCTGCCTAACGGTGGCTCTCATGACGATATCCCGATTGTAGAGCGTTTCTGGGTTGGTGGCATCAACAGTGTGCGTGGTTACGATATCAACGACTTTGCAGTACGTCAGGCTGATGGCGACAAAATTGGTGGTACACGCATGGCATTCGCTAACTTTGAATATCAGTGGTACTTTGAAAATGACCTTGGCATGACCTTGGTTCCATTCTTCGACGTTGGTATCAACTTCGATGATAAAGATGATGGTCTCACTTCAAACAAAGAGTGGCTGTACAGTACAGGTCTGGAACTGCGCTGGCGCTCACCAATGGGTGATTTACGCTTCGCGTATGGTATCCCGCTTGCTGATGTAAACGGGGAAAAGCAAGATCCTCGCTTTGAGTTTGCAATGGGACAGGCGTTTTAG
- a CDS encoding ABC transporter ATP-binding protein, with protein MSTAPLYELKGVGKDYEGPAELLTVINNLDLVIEQGEALAITGASGSGKSTLLHLLGTLDIPSRGELFFNGRNLAELSDDAKAAVRNHEIGFVFQFHHLLPEFSTVENVAMQAIIGGVAKKEAFSRAAEMLKLVGLGGRLNHKVTTLSGGERQRAAIARAILMRPSVLLADEPTGNLDERTGESVGELLLRLNDELGMTLVVVTHNPELSDIMRRRLELRAGELYVQTV; from the coding sequence ATGAGTACTGCACCATTATATGAATTAAAGGGTGTGGGTAAGGATTATGAAGGTCCTGCCGAACTGCTTACTGTTATAAATAATCTTGATCTGGTGATAGAACAGGGTGAAGCGCTCGCCATCACCGGTGCTTCCGGATCAGGAAAAAGTACCCTCTTGCATCTGTTGGGAACCCTTGATATCCCTTCAAGGGGCGAACTGTTTTTCAACGGGCGTAATCTAGCTGAATTATCCGATGATGCAAAAGCTGCTGTACGAAATCATGAGATAGGTTTTGTCTTTCAGTTTCATCATTTATTGCCGGAATTTTCAACTGTTGAAAACGTAGCCATGCAAGCCATTATTGGGGGTGTTGCCAAAAAAGAAGCCTTTTCCCGTGCTGCCGAAATGCTAAAGCTTGTCGGGCTTGGAGGAAGGCTAAACCATAAGGTGACAACGTTATCTGGCGGTGAGAGACAGCGGGCGGCTATTGCCCGTGCCATTCTTATGCGCCCTTCTGTATTACTTGCAGATGAACCTACAGGAAATTTAGATGAACGCACTGGCGAATCAGTCGGAGAACTACTTCTTAGACTAAATGATGAGCTGGGTATGACGTTGGTTGTAGTTACGCATAATCCAGAACTTTCGGATATTATGCGTCGCCGCCTTGAACTGCGAGCTGGAGAACTTTATGTCCAAACAGTTTAG
- a CDS encoding lipoprotein-releasing ABC transporter permease subunit, which yields MKFESFIALRYLFARRQQSFISVISIISVLGVGLGVASLIVVLGVMNGFTKDLRDKILGVNAHVITMSAAGNISGYTELSKEIEGVSGVTGVTPFIYSELMASSSHGVKGIILRGVQPESADKVLTIRKYMKDGGFPDLVREGLPGIIIGNELAKRLGVGIGRRINLLSPSGKKTSQGFVPRVRNFRVVGIYKTGMWEYDSSLAFVTLKSARELLGWENNAVTGLELSVSNVNNADKIAKKITERLGGYPFYARSWMDMNANLFAALKLEKTAMGVILTLIVLVGSFSIITTLVMLVMEKTRDIAVLMSMGATKKQIRGIFMLQGTIIGVVGTALGFALGLGVGELLKRYQFVQLPKGVYSLDKLPIIYDWTDLVIIGASAMVLCFIATLYPAKQAAKLEPADALRYE from the coding sequence ATGAAATTTGAGTCCTTCATTGCGTTGCGATACTTGTTTGCGCGCCGACAACAGTCTTTTATATCGGTAATATCGATAATTTCTGTTCTCGGAGTAGGCCTTGGTGTTGCCTCGCTTATCGTAGTTCTGGGTGTGATGAATGGCTTCACAAAGGACTTGAGGGATAAAATTCTGGGCGTGAATGCTCACGTAATTACCATGAGTGCAGCTGGGAATATTTCTGGCTATACTGAGTTGTCGAAAGAAATCGAGGGTGTCTCCGGTGTAACCGGAGTCACCCCTTTTATTTACTCAGAACTCATGGCTTCCTCATCTCATGGAGTGAAGGGTATTATTCTACGCGGTGTGCAGCCGGAGTCTGCCGATAAGGTGCTTACCATCCGTAAGTATATGAAAGATGGCGGGTTTCCTGATCTTGTCCGCGAAGGGCTTCCCGGAATAATTATTGGCAACGAACTTGCCAAGCGCCTTGGAGTCGGTATCGGCAGGCGTATTAACCTTCTTTCACCTTCCGGTAAAAAAACATCTCAGGGCTTTGTGCCACGAGTCCGCAATTTTAGGGTTGTGGGGATATATAAAACAGGCATGTGGGAGTACGATTCTTCCCTTGCATTTGTTACGCTTAAATCTGCGCGAGAATTACTAGGCTGGGAAAACAATGCGGTAACAGGGCTGGAACTCTCTGTTAGTAATGTGAACAACGCAGATAAAATAGCCAAGAAAATTACAGAGCGCCTCGGTGGCTATCCTTTCTATGCTCGAAGCTGGATGGATATGAACGCTAACTTATTTGCAGCGTTGAAGTTGGAAAAAACAGCAATGGGTGTCATCCTTACACTTATTGTACTTGTTGGTTCTTTTTCAATCATTACTACACTAGTAATGCTTGTTATGGAAAAAACACGCGATATAGCTGTGCTCATGTCAATGGGCGCAACAAAAAAGCAAATCCGTGGAATTTTCATGCTGCAAGGTACTATTATTGGTGTAGTGGGAACTGCATTGGGCTTCGCTCTTGGGCTTGGCGTAGGGGAGCTGTTAAAGCGCTATCAATTTGTACAACTGCCTAAGGGCGTGTACTCTTTGGACAAGCTTCCTATCATTTATGACTGGACTGATCTGGTTATAATCGGTGCGTCAGCAATGGTTCTTTGTTTTATTGCTACACTGTACCCTGCAAAACAGGCAGCGAAGCTCGAACCGGCAGATGCCTTGAGGTACGAGTAA
- the lysS gene encoding lysine--tRNA ligase, which translates to MLESFVDRDELNEVVKNRVAKSCDLMDAGISLYPNGFKKEDDFSQIRAEYEGLDAEELESLDKEFYCAGRIVGLRSFGKVTFFHVLDKSGKMQCYAARDTLGAESYQKFKKFDIGDIVGVVGTLFRTKTGELTVDCKSVQLLTKSIRPLPEKYHGLKDVEIRYRQRYVDLIVTPKTREIFRKRTAIVREFRRFMEDRGFMEVETPMMHPIPGGATARPFVTHHNAQDHDMYMRIAPELYLKRLLVGGFEKVFEINRNFRNEGVSTQHNPEFTMCEFYWAYATFEDLMDLTEELFGHIAKKVCGSTIITYQGQEIDLTPGTWRRIGFLESLEVIGGHSKELYEDYDKLAAYVKSRGEKVVEGEKLAKLQAKLFDLDVEQELVQPTFIYNYPTDISPLSRKNEDDPRFTDRYELFMTGRELGNAFSELNDPVDQRLRFLDQVAEKEAGDDEAHYMDEDYLRALEYGMPPAAGQGIGIDRLVMLLTDSPSIREVILFPLLKPES; encoded by the coding sequence ATGCTGGAAAGCTTTGTTGACCGCGATGAGTTAAACGAAGTGGTGAAGAATAGAGTGGCAAAGTCCTGCGACTTAATGGACGCAGGCATTTCCTTGTACCCTAACGGGTTTAAAAAGGAAGACGATTTTTCTCAAATTCGTGCAGAATATGAAGGACTTGATGCCGAAGAATTAGAATCTCTTGATAAGGAATTCTACTGTGCTGGCCGTATTGTCGGTCTTCGTTCTTTTGGTAAAGTAACCTTTTTCCACGTTCTTGATAAAAGTGGTAAAATGCAGTGCTACGCTGCCCGTGATACTCTTGGTGCGGAATCGTACCAGAAGTTTAAAAAGTTCGACATCGGCGATATTGTTGGTGTTGTGGGCACGTTGTTCCGCACTAAAACAGGTGAGCTTACAGTAGACTGTAAGAGTGTGCAGCTCCTTACTAAGTCTATTCGCCCGCTTCCGGAAAAATATCATGGTCTTAAAGACGTTGAGATTCGATATCGCCAGCGTTATGTTGACCTTATTGTAACTCCGAAGACCCGCGAAATTTTCCGCAAACGTACTGCTATAGTACGTGAGTTCCGTAGATTTATGGAAGACAGAGGCTTCATGGAAGTAGAAACTCCTATGATGCATCCTATTCCCGGTGGTGCGACTGCTCGTCCGTTTGTAACGCACCACAACGCGCAAGACCATGACATGTACATGCGTATTGCACCGGAACTGTACTTGAAGCGCCTCCTCGTTGGTGGTTTCGAAAAGGTTTTTGAAATCAACCGTAACTTCCGTAACGAAGGTGTTTCTACCCAGCATAACCCTGAATTTACCATGTGTGAATTTTACTGGGCATATGCAACTTTTGAAGATTTAATGGATCTTACAGAAGAACTTTTTGGACATATTGCCAAGAAGGTGTGTGGTTCTACTATCATCACCTATCAGGGGCAGGAAATTGACCTGACTCCGGGCACATGGCGTCGTATCGGCTTCCTTGAGTCTTTAGAAGTTATTGGTGGTCACTCCAAGGAACTTTACGAAGACTACGACAAGCTTGCTGCATACGTGAAAAGCCGCGGGGAAAAAGTTGTTGAAGGTGAAAAGCTTGCTAAACTTCAGGCAAAATTGTTTGACCTTGATGTTGAGCAGGAGCTGGTTCAGCCTACCTTTATTTACAACTACCCGACAGACATCTCTCCGCTTTCTCGCAAAAACGAAGATGATCCTCGTTTTACTGACCGTTATGAACTCTTCATGACAGGTCGCGAACTTGGTAACGCATTCTCAGAACTTAATGATCCTGTTGATCAGCGTTTGCGTTTCCTCGATCAGGTTGCAGAAAAAGAAGCGGGTGATGACGAAGCACACTACATGGACGAAGACTACCTTCGTGCTCTTGAATACGGTATGCCTCCGGCAGCCGGACAGGGTATTGGTATTGACCGTCTTGTAATGCTTCTTACTGATTCCCCGTCAATTCGTGAGGTTATTCTGTTCCCGCTCCTTAAACCGGAGAGTTAG
- a CDS encoding EF-hand domain-containing protein has protein sequence MKKILFALAIVCIFATAASAQSKFEKMDSNNDASVSWEEFSKTYPSMKELAFQTIDKDGSKGISEEEWKAFMSGHNTGGKKGGGMMGGKMGGGMMGGKKASGAPELIAPPSK, from the coding sequence ATGAAAAAAATTCTTTTTGCTCTTGCTATCGTATGTATTTTTGCCACTGCTGCATCCGCTCAAAGTAAATTTGAAAAAATGGATTCCAATAACGACGCCAGCGTCAGTTGGGAAGAATTTTCCAAAACCTACCCTTCCATGAAAGAACTCGCTTTTCAGACAATTGATAAAGATGGTTCCAAAGGAATTTCAGAAGAAGAATGGAAAGCCTTCATGTCCGGTCACAATACTGGCGGCAAAAAAGGCGGCGGCATGATGGGTGGAAAAATGGGCGGCGGCATGATGGGCGGTAAAAAAGCTTCCGGTGCTCCAGAACTTATTGCGCCTCCAAGCAAATAA
- a CDS encoding LysE family transporter has translation MSLALLFFFFKGLIIGLTIAAPVGPVGVLCVHRTLRYGKLVGVISGLGAAFADLFYGAVAAFGLVAITNLITNSSTAIRLVGGLLFMAIGVHMLRQHPAPATESDDETINRHKPGLLTACFSTFVLTVMNPGTIVAFTVIFATFGINHKANVVDAALLVLGVFIGSAIWWCGLAFCANAMRTYVEKHTQLISKISGTIIVTFGCLSLLSLIVEL, from the coding sequence ATGAGCCTTGCTTTACTCTTTTTTTTCTTCAAAGGACTTATTATCGGTCTTACCATCGCCGCTCCCGTCGGGCCGGTTGGCGTTCTGTGTGTCCACCGAACATTACGGTATGGCAAGCTTGTGGGGGTAATCTCCGGTCTTGGAGCCGCCTTTGCTGATCTTTTTTACGGAGCGGTAGCTGCATTCGGACTGGTTGCCATAACCAATCTCATCACAAATTCGAGCACAGCCATCCGCCTTGTTGGGGGCTTATTGTTTATGGCAATCGGCGTCCATATGCTCCGTCAACACCCCGCACCTGCAACAGAGTCAGACGATGAAACCATTAACAGGCATAAACCGGGACTTCTCACAGCCTGCTTCAGCACCTTTGTCCTTACAGTTATGAACCCCGGAACAATTGTAGCTTTTACAGTTATTTTTGCGACATTCGGCATTAACCACAAAGCCAACGTAGTCGATGCCGCACTTCTCGTGCTTGGTGTATTTATAGGCTCTGCAATCTGGTGGTGCGGATTAGCTTTCTGTGCCAACGCAATGCGGACATACGTAGAAAAACACACTCAGCTTATCAGCAAAATATCCGGTACAATTATCGTCACTTTCGGTTGTCTTTCGCTTCTAAGCCTTATTGTCGAACTATAA